The genomic stretch CCCGACGTGCGTACCCGGATCGCCGGCCGGCACGTGCTGATCGTCGTGCGGGGCTATGACTACAAGGACGATCTCGACGTCCTGCGGCCCTACATCCACGAGTACAAGCCCGTGCTGATCGGGGTCGACGGCGGCGCCGACGCGCTGGTCGAGTCCGGGTACACCCCCGACATGATCATCGGGGACATGGACTCGGTCACCGACGACGTGCTGCGCTGCGGGGCCGAGGTGGTCGTGCACGCCTATCCCGACGGCCGGGCCCCCGGTCTCGAACGGGTGCACAAGCTCGACGTGGCCGCGCTGACCTTCCCGGCCGCCGCCACCAGTGAAGACCTGGCGATGCTGCTGGCCGACGACAAGGGCGCCACCCTGATCGTGGCGGTGGGCACCCACGCCAACCTGGTCGAGTTCCTCGACAAGGGGCGCGGCGGCATGGCCTCGACGTTCCTGACCCGGCTCAAGGTCGGTGGCAAGCTGGTCGACGCCAAAGGGGTGAGCCGGCTCTACAAGCAGAACATCTCCGGCTCGGCCCTGCTGCTGCTCGTGCTCTCGGCGACCGCCGCGATGGCGTCGGCGGTGGCCGTCTCCACGGTCGGCAAGGCGTACCTGACCGTGGTTTCCGAGTGGTGGGACAATCTGGTCTTCCAGCTCGGCCATCTTTTCTGACTACGGGGCTTTCGTCGTGATCAACTTCCGGTACCACGTGGTGTCGCTCACCGCGGTCTTCCTGGCCCTGGCCATCGGCCTGGTCGTGGGCACCGCCGCGCTCAACGGTCCGTTGGCCGACAACCTCAAGAGCCAGATCACCGCCCTCAACAAGGACCTGTCCAACAAGCGCGACGAGATCAACCAGTACCGCGACGAGATCAACCGCAGCCAGGAGTTCGCCACCGAGATCGCGCCGACCGTGCTCAACGGCAAGCTGGCCGGTCGCAAGCTGGCCGTGCTGGCGCTGCCCGGCACCGACCAGTACGCCGACAAGGTGATCTCGATGCTGACCGTCGCAGGCGCCACGATCACGGCGAAGGTCACCGTGCAGGACAAGTTCTTCGACCCGGCCGTCGGGCTCGAACTGCTCGACCTGGCCAGCGAGACGTCGCAGCCGACGATCAGCACCAGCGAGCTGCCGGTCAACAGCGACGGCGTCGAGACGGCCAGCGCCCAGCTCGCCCTCGCGCTGCTGCAGCGGCCCACCCTGGCCGGCGCGCCCCCGGCCACCCAGCCCGCCCCCGGTGACGTGACGGCGGTGCTGACCGCGTACAGCAAGGCCAGCTACATCGAGGTCGACGACAAGGCCACCGGCGGCGCCGAGGCCACCGTGATGATCACCGGGGCGCCCGCCGTCGACAAGGACGCCGCGAAGAAGGCCCAGTCGCTGGTCACCATGGCCACCCAGTTCAGCAACGAACGCCGCCTGGTGATCGCCGGGGTCGGCGTGGGCGACGGCAACGTGATCTCGGCCGTGCGCGGCGACCCGACCCTGGTCAAAAAGATCTCCACGGTGGACAACGCCAGCACCGCCGACGGGCAGGTCGCGGCGGCCATGGCCACCGTCGAGCGGGTGGCCGACGACAAGACCGGCCACTACGGGCTGGC from Paractinoplanes brasiliensis encodes the following:
- the steA gene encoding putative cytokinetic ring protein SteA, whose translation is MRLPTLRRARSTDPDALAGTARLDRRTKRLTGRLRPGDIAVIDHVDIDRVAADALVAVGVAAVLNAKPSISGRYPNLGPEVLIKNGVVLIDDFGEEIFERLSEGDSVVIEGDTVLLDGEAVGTGVRQDAETVARSMADAREGLSVQLEAFAANTMDYLKQERELLLDGVGVPDVRTRIAGRHVLIVVRGYDYKDDLDVLRPYIHEYKPVLIGVDGGADALVESGYTPDMIIGDMDSVTDDVLRCGAEVVVHAYPDGRAPGLERVHKLDVAALTFPAAATSEDLAMLLADDKGATLIVAVGTHANLVEFLDKGRGGMASTFLTRLKVGGKLVDAKGVSRLYKQNISGSALLLLVLSATAAMASAVAVSTVGKAYLTVVSEWWDNLVFQLGHLF
- a CDS encoding copper transporter produces the protein MINFRYHVVSLTAVFLALAIGLVVGTAALNGPLADNLKSQITALNKDLSNKRDEINQYRDEINRSQEFATEIAPTVLNGKLAGRKLAVLALPGTDQYADKVISMLTVAGATITAKVTVQDKFFDPAVGLELLDLASETSQPTISTSELPVNSDGVETASAQLALALLQRPTLAGAPPATQPAPGDVTAVLTAYSKASYIEVDDKATGGAEATVMITGAPAVDKDAAKKAQSLVTMATQFSNERRLVIAGVGVGDGNVISAVRGDPTLVKKISTVDNASTADGQVAAAMATVERVADDKTGHYGLAAGAASLVPKAAS